The following coding sequences are from one Neodiprion lecontei isolate iyNeoLeco1 chromosome 7, iyNeoLeco1.1, whole genome shotgun sequence window:
- the LOC124295333 gene encoding uncharacterized protein LOC124295333, whose product MSDQEKHSSDEWLQCTPPELREAAENTRDELLPTKSQKMYESTYDAFVKWKRAHKTKVTSESIVMAYFKELSEKYKSSTLWSMFSMLKATIKIKENTDIDQYHSLKAFMKKTSSGFVSKKSKVLSSENVEKFLTEAPDREYLATKVALIFGISGACRSNELVNIRLRDVKKEGNLLVVNLPDTKTKGPRTFVISEEFVKIVQQYTDLRPQNAMTDRFFVNYQKGKCTCQVIGIHKFSKMPKEIAGYLKLEDSASFTGHAFRRTSATLLADSGANITTLKRHGGWKSSNVAEGYIEESVKNKSKIGHIISTAVNFAPAEPSERNNDDPPSKREKIETITSEK is encoded by the exons ATGAGTGATCAAGAAAAACACAGCAGTGACGAGTGGCTGCAATGCACGCCACCAGAACTGAGAGAAGCTGCGGAGAATACGAGGGACGAATTATTGCCGacaaaatctcaaaaaatgTACGAATCCACGTACGACGCATTCGTGAAATGGAAGCGGGCACACAAAACAAAAGTAACGTCGGAATCGATTGTGATGGCATACTTCAAAGAACtcagtgaaaaatataaatcatcGACTCTATGGTCAATGTTTTCGATGCTGAAAGCCAccataaaaattaaagaaaatacagACATCGATCAATATCATTCCCTCAAGGCTTTCATGAAGAAAACGTCATCGGGATTCGTGagcaaaaaatcgaaagtgcTTTCGTCGGAaaatgttgagaaatttttaacagaaGCTCCCGACCGTGAATATTTGGCAACAAAA GTTGCTCTAATTTTCGGAATATCCGGGGCTTGTCGCAGCAACGAGTTGGTGAATATCAGACTCAGAGACGTGAAGAAAGAAGGGAACCTGCTCGTCGTAAATCTCCCGGACACAAAAACGAAAGGACCTCGAACTTTCGTAATTTCAGAAGAATTCGTCAAAATCGTACAACAGTACACGGATTTGCGTCCTCAAAATGCAATGACCGATcgtttttttgtcaattatcaAAAGGGAAAATGTACTTGTCAAGTTATCGGGAtacataaattttcgaaaatgccGAAAGAAATTGCCGGGTATTTGAAGTTAGAGGACTCGGCGAGTTTCACCGGACACGCGTTCCGCCGAACCTCTGCAACATTGCTTGCAGACAGCGGGGCCAACATCACCACGTTGAAGCGCCACGGTGGATGGAAATCGAGCAACGTTGCAGAAGGCTATATCGAGGAGTccgttaaaaataaatccaaaatCGGGCACATTATATCAACGGCGGTCAATTTTGCCCCAGCTGAACCTTCGGAACGGAATAACGATGATCCACCGTCAaagcgtgaaaaaattgagacgATTACGTccgagaaataa
- the LOC124295332 gene encoding uncharacterized protein LOC124295332, which translates to MPKRNRGQDLYAAREKEIGAAYREQKNKLTSLAYVEFKRQYWKKFKSAAAHEPQPGPSSRPDPAPGPADPDTPGDTYPDLSPGTWDDLLEFLVPKGVPFSNMEVDEQNVQQEGSVPGVPARGGSGGGPAIVSLPRSMDADGWKMSFHKSRVMFSYAYANVNLSTAFTNSDVMTTPLTYIPVDFLPFYLSPSEYDNMPPFAKVTNVWCRVRIIGVRSGFDTGATNSSTATAEYCPILMTAVGLNNKIDNLNMSYNTVATSPMVPTGTGALDSDLIHRKYYDSVASSVQCVPRSSSYYACQYWNKESHEPTDAGNKLQPHTGKMFRLDKVVDLHLLNSAIGEQVIEYSYKPRSGFINRPKTSFVPWQRMGEQSRNQFGGFKHLTQWNKQLGQLEMVHNDTTAACFNVATNRPLYSYNQNIETYGTFSTRDDWITEGLPQPQVHIGMQAILQLNPSTESTTFLNAAVYYHIDCGCDIVGDNSSIWTNGRAATHHINERWFTHGTQHYQQPVVNSASFKYSTDGIKSLINNRIESDASGSFARLIRDKGVFERLKEMSVAHE; encoded by the coding sequence ATGCCTAAAAGAAATCGCGGACAAGATTTGTATGCAgcaagagagaaagagattgGTGCAGCATATCgagaacagaaaaataaactaacTTCGCTGGCTTACGTTGAATTTAAGAGACAatattggaagaaatttaaatcTGCAGCAGCACATGAACCACAGCCTGGACCCTCCTCCAGACCCGACCCCGCCCCTGGACCCGCCGATCCGGACACTCCTGGAGATACATATCCCGACTTATCTCCTGGTACTTGGGACGATTTACTTGAGTTTCTGGTGCCTAAAGGTGTTCCTTTCAGTAATATGGAAGTTGACGAACAGAACGTGCAGCAGGAGGGATCCGTGCCTGGAGTTCCTGCGAGAGGAGGGTCGGGAGGAGGACCTGCCATAGTTTCGCTGCCAAGGTCAATGGATGCAGATGGCTGGAAGATGTCGTTCCACAAATCCCGTGTAATGTTTTCATATGCATATGCTAACGTTAATTTAAGTACAGCATTTACGAATAGTGACGTGATGACAACTCCTCTGACTTATATACCAGTGGATTTTTTGCCATTTTATTTATCTCCTTCTGAGTATGATAATATGCCACCTTTTGCTAAAGTAACAAATGTTTGGTGCAGAGTCCGGATTATCGGAGTTCGTTCTGGCTTCGATACTGGAGCTACAAATTCCAGTACCGCGACCGCAGAGTATTGTCCGATTCTAATGACTGCCGTCGGcctaaataataaaattgataacttGAATATGAGTTATAATACTGTTGCAACTTCACCGATGGTGCCAACCGGCACCGGGGCCCTCGATTCAGATTTAATCCATAGAAAATATTACGATTCCGTAGCGTCTTCCGTGCAATGTGTGCCACGTTCTTCATCTTATTACGCATGTCAATACTGGAATAAAGAGAGTCACGAGCCAACCGACGCCGGTAATAAATTACAGCCGCACACGGGAAAAATGTTTCGTCTCGATAAAGTAGTTGATTTACACTTATTGAATTCTGCTATCGGAGAGCAGGTAATTGAATATTCATATAAACCGAGATCCGGGTTCATAAATCGACCAAAAACGTCGTTTGTTCCTTGGCAAAGAATGGGAGAACAATCGCGCAATCAATTTGGCGGGTTTAAACATTTGACTCAGTGGAATAAACAACTCGGTCAGCTTGAAATGGTGCACAACGACACGACTGCAGCCTGTTTCAACGTAGCGACAAACCGACCACTGTATTCGTACAATCAAAATATCGAAACATACGGCACATTTTCGACGCGTGATGATTGGATAACCGAAGGCCTTCCACAACCACAAGTTCATATAGGTATGCAAGCTATTCTGCAGTTAAATCCGAGCACCGAATCAACGACATTCCTTAACGCGGCTGTGTATTATCATATTGATTGCGGTTGCGATATTGTCGGAGATAATTCTTCAATATGGACAAATGGCCGAGCGGCGACGCATCATATTAACGAAAGATGGTTCACACACGGCACTCAACACTACCAGCAACCTGTTGTTAATTCCGCatcatttaaatattcaacagaTGGCATAAAATCACTTATAAATAATCGTATTGAATCTGACGCATCTGGTAGTTTTGCGCGCCTGATACGGGATAAGGGAGTGTTTGAGAGATTGAAAGAAATGTCTGTTGCACACGAATAA